The Henckelia pumila isolate YLH828 chromosome 2, ASM3356847v2, whole genome shotgun sequence genome includes a window with the following:
- the LOC140877646 gene encoding uncharacterized protein — MRFGKKGKLAPRFVGRFEILDRVGMLAYRVALPPNLDGVHNVFHVSMFRKYISNPSHVLNLEPLQLSPHMTYEERPDRIMEKQERRLRNKTIPMVKVKWLNHSDEEATWETESNIRTRYPKLFGKF; from the coding sequence ATGAGGTTCGGAAAGAAGGGGAAATTGGCTCCGAGGTTCGTTGGACGTTTTGAGATTCTTGATAGAGTGGGGATGTTAGCCTATAGGGTGGCCTTGCCGCCTAATCTAGATGGAGTACACAACGTCTTCCACGTATCCATGTTtaggaagtacatctcgaatcCTTCTCATGTGCTTAAccttgagcctcttcagttatcGCCTCATATGACTTATGAAGAGAGACCTGACCGGATTATGGAAAAGCAGGAGAGGAGACTCCGTAACAAGACTATTCCAATGGTCAAGGTTAAGTGGTTGAATCATTCAGATGAAgaggcaacttgggagacagaatcaaaTATTAGGACTCGCTATCCAAAGCTATTTGGTAAGttctaa
- the LOC140877647 gene encoding uncharacterized protein: protein MTKKNAKFIWKPECQESFDVLKEALTTAPVLAMPSEEGDFMVYTDASKLGLGAALMQRDRVIGYASRHLKEHEKNCPTHDLELAAVVFALKIWRHYIYGEKSNVVADELNRKSAVIASMTVSRPLQDEIQRFGLELYAKGRAPRLSALLVQTLLFDRIRVAQAVDEQLGKWRQRAKEKDSGLYSIVDGIVKFRGRFWIPAGDSLRDTIMGEGSWESRLPLVEFAYNNSFQATIGMAPYETLDGRPCSSPVLCTEIGERSEFGSEIVQQTAEVVARIRDRMRIA from the exons atgaccaagaagaatgcaaaGTTTATTTGGAAGCCAGAGTGTCAAGAGAGCTTTGATGTGTTGAAGGAAGCTCTCACgacagcaccagtgttagctATGCCATCTGAAGAGGGAGATTTTATggtttacactgatgcttccaagttgggactTGGGGCAGCACTTATGCAGCGAGATAGGGTTATCGGTTATGCTTCTAGGCATTTGAAGGAGCATGAGAAGAACTGCCctactcatgatttggagttagcagcggTGGTGTTcgctctcaagatttggaggcactatATCTACGGAGAAAAGT ctaatgtagtcgCAGATGAATTGAATAGAAAGTCAGCAGTGATTGCCTCTATGACGGTGTCTAGACCTCTGCAGgatgagattcagagattcggACTAGAGCTCTATGCCAAGGGTAGAGCTCCTAGATTGTCAGCTTTGTTAGTGCAGACTTTGTTGTTTGACCGTATCAGAGTTGCTCAAGCAGTTGATGAGCAGTTGGgtaagtggagacagagagcaAAGGAGAAAGACAGTGGTTTGTATTCTATAGTTGATGGGATTGTGAAGTTTAGAGGTCGTTTTTGGAttcccgcaggtgattctctgcgagaTACTATCATGGGAGAG ggtagttgggagtcgaggCTACCACTAGTGGAGTTTGCAtacaacaacagttttcaggcCACCATTGGTATGGCGCCTTACGAGACACTCGATGGGAGACCTTGTAGTTCACCGGTATTATGTACCGAGATCGGTGAGAGGTCAGAGTTTGGATCCGAGATTGTTCAGCAGACTGCTGAAGTTGTAGCCAggatccgtgataggatgaggatTGCGTAG
- the LOC140877648 gene encoding uncharacterized protein — MTPRRDPQEPPPPPPPVYVRAQKTVDIITLTWEAFKTLFYEKYYTAEVRAQLKKEFMSLRQGDLSVSEFVRKFERGCHFVPLIGNDEVEKLQHFVACLRPTIPRDVMMAEPVDYAAAINKAMRSEQSLKDISAKAHGKRAFTHQGHPQQHGKKPYQGQQRPQGHHQAQSPAPPRAEDKPIFQTCRHPHFGRIVVAGVATRALLDAGATHYFISEAFTRKWNIEYEELLGGFTVTIPSGEELSTRNIVKILELLLQGQSMSANLIVLPMPEFDLILGMDWMTKNAVVIDFQQRSVLVRPEGEEPFWFEATRSS; from the exons TTGGGAAGCATTCAAGACTCTCTTCTATGAGAAGTACTATACAGCTGAGGTGAGGGCGCAGTTGAAGaaagagttcatgagtctccggcagggagaTCTATCTGTGTCCGAGTTTGTTCGGAAATTTGAGAGGGGCTGCCACTTCGTGCCGTTGATAGGGAATGACGAGGTGGAGAAGTTGCAGCACTTTGTTGCGTGTCTGAGGCCAACTATTCCTAGGGATGTGATGATGGCTGAGCCAGTGGATTATGCAGCAGCTATCAACAAGGCTATGAGGTCCGAGCAGTCTTTGAAGGACATCAGTGCCAAGGCTCATGGCAAGAGGGCCTTTACTCATCAGGGTCACCCGCAGCAGCATGGCAAGAAGCCATATCAGGGACAGCAGAGGCCCCAGGGGCACCATCAGGCCCAGAGTCCTGCTCCTCCCAGGGCTGAGGATAAGCCTATTTTCCAGACATGCCGCCATCCGCATTTTG GTAGGATTGTAGTAGCTGGTGTAGCCACTAGAGCCTTGTTAGATGCGGGAGCTACACATTATTTTATTTCGGAGGCATTCACCCGTAAGTGGAATATTGAGTATGAGGAGTTGTTGGGTGGTTTCACAGTGACCATCCCATCAGGGGAAGAACTGTCCACGAGGAATATAGTGAAGATTCTTGAGCTTTTGCTGCAAGGGCAATCAATGAGTGCCAATCTGATAGTGTTGCCCATGCCTGAGTTTGACTTGAtacttgggatggattggatgacgaagaatgctGTGGTGATTGATTTTCAGCAGCGATCAGTGCTGGTCAGACCGGAGGGAGAGGAACCATTCTGGTTCGAGGCTACTAGGAGTTCGTAG